The nucleotide window TTAGTTGTTTGGGAAACAGAAAGAGAAGTGGTATAGTATGGTACCACTTCCTTTATTACAAGACTTTGATAAAGTAACAATCATATATTCTGAGATACAGTTAAGTACAAAAACATTCCCAATGAAAACCATACCTCTGTAATTTAGCCTTTCTCTTATCACAACATGAACTCTGTAGAATACTTATGTTTGTGTGGTTACTGTAGAGGTAGCCTATCTACCTTATCCTGTTTATAGGAATATTATTGTATCAGATCAAAAAAGGCAATGAATACTATAGTTAGAATCCTTATTTTACTAGCATGTATCCCTGCATGGATGGCTTGCAGATCTACCAATGGACTAACCTTAAATGTAAATGAACCTGCGCCTATTTGGATGCCACCTCATTTGAAGAAAGTAGGTATCATTGGTCGTACTCAACCATCAGACCAAACCAGAGCTATTGATAAGGTGGATCAGGTCTTGTCTATAGAAGGAACCAGACTAGATAAGGAGGGTGCGAGAGAAAGTATTCGTGGATTAGCAGCTGATCTGGAAAAAAATAATCGATTTCTTTCTGTGAAGCAATTGGATAAACCCGAACTCACAGGACCAGGCATGGATGTATTTCCCGCTCCTTTAGCATGGGAAACGGTTGCTCAAATATGCCAGGAAAATCAACTGGATGCACTGTTTGTACTGGAGTTTTTTGATACCAATTCCAAGATCAATTATTCTGCTATACCTATTACCATAAATGGCCCACTGGGAGTAAAAGTCCCTGCTGTTGAACATCAGGCTACTATGCTTACCTCCATAAAAACAGGCTGGCGCATCTATGATCCACAAAATAAAGTGATCATTGACCAGCATCCTATGTCACGGCAAATGACCAGTGTGGGCAAGGGCATTAATCCGGTAGCAGCTGCAACAGCACTGCTGGAGCGAAAAGAAGCTGTGAAACAAACCAGTTACCAGATTGGTCAGGTATATGCCAGTAGTTTACTTCCTTACCAGATCCGGGTATGGCGCGAATATTATGTACGGGGTACTGACTCATTTAAAGTAGGCAAACGCAGAGCACAAACCGGGAACTGGGCAGGAGCAGCAGAACTGTGGGAAAGAGAAACTCAGCATCCCAAAAACAAAGTAGCAGGCAGAGCCTGTTACAACATGGCAATCAGTAGTGAAATCAACGGCAATCTGGATCAGGCAATAGAATGGGCAGGGAGATCCTATACCGACTATAAAAACCGTTTAGCACTACGTTATCTGAATGTACTCAAACAAAGAAAAGCACATGTACAGGAAATAGAACGACGTCAGGCCGCTGATAGCCAGCAATAAGAAGATCTATATATACAGAAGCCACCTAAACTTACTAAAAGGTGGCTTTTGCACTTACAAGAGATATTACAAGTTAATGCCAGTCATATCCACAAAACCGACATTGTTGAGCCAAAGGAGTTCGTGTAAGTCTCCCACATCGAATACAACAGTTAAAATGAATTTTGTCCAACTCCTCGGTCACTATCCTCTTTATCCAGTTTTGAATGAAAGCATCATAGCCATCTTTCATTAATGCATTAACTTGTCGTATATTGATTGTTTCTCCATCAATTCTATACATATCAGGAAAAAAATATTTCTTAAATGGAAGAAACGACAGCCAGGGAGAATCTGTCGGCTGATAGGTCCTTCGTTTGCGATTCAGTGAAAAACTATCACTGGCTGCAGTTTCGCTCCGTGTCATCAGGTTGGTATAATTAGCTAACAGATAAGAAACAACTTCTTCTGTAGCCTCAAAGTTATCGTCCATGTTGTTATGTATACTTATAATCTAAATTGGGCAGGGATCTTTCGTTCTTTTAAAGCATAATGAAAATCATCCATTGTCTTTTCGGTTATGTCTTCATCAAACGTATCTACACATAAAGACCCACAGTAATATCGGAATCTATCTCCACCAATAGTTATTGTTACATAATTGCCAGACTGAAAGAATATCCAGCCAATTCCCTGTATACATAATGATCGATATATCTCTATATTCTCAATCTGATTCAGCTTATAGGTCACAACTTTGGTGAAAGGAAAGTTAGGATTGATAACCAAAAGTTTGTCAGTAGTAAATACAAATGTATTGTTTAGATATCCGCATACTACATACCCTAGTAAGAAATACATACAGAGATAGTGCCAGTACATGTCTATTCTTATTAACAAGAATATCGATAAAGGTAATAGCATAAGAAAGCCTAAAGCCAGATAATTTAAAGTTGATTGAATAGGGCTATAGAATATCTCACATTCTGCAAGTTGATACCCTTCTTTCTGAAGGATCTTATTAACTCTACGATCTTTTAATCTAAAAGAAATGCCGTTTAACATGTATGAACCTTTTGCAAATAGAAAATACAGTAAATTTACTGTTTTGCCAATCACTTCTATTTTAATCAATGAAATTTCCGCAAACACCAGAAGAGGTAGAAAATGAAATCCTGATTTCATCAGAGAAGGCAAAAGATTCTGGAGATCTTAGAATAAGACAATTAATTAAAATCTTACTTCTGGTAAAAGACCAGGAAATTATTGTAGAAGGAGTAATAAGGATCTTTGAAAATACGGATAACTTCCTAGCCCAGGAGTTTGCAGGAAAAGTTTTAGAAGAAATCAATCCTCAAACTCATAAAGACCTCAAAGAAGTATTAACACGTACAGTAAAAAAATGGAATGTAAGCGTTGAACAGCTACCTATCTGGTTACAAATCAATTATGGCTTACCTGAAGTACAAAGGGTACTTGAAGAGCCTGACACACTAAAACTTGACCCAAACAAGATTAGGACTATACGATACTGGTTAAATCTAAGATAGACCATTGTTTGAGGCCTGTAAAATAGATGAATATTTCTGACACCTCCAGTATTTGCATAACAAAATACTACTTAGTGACTTATGCTAAACAAATTTCTATTCTTTATATTATTCTGCATAGTATTACCATCATGTCATACCAGTACAGAACATACTGAATCCCTAAAAGATACAACCCATAAAAAAGAACCAGCAACGCAAGACTTATTTGCTAAGATAAATGAATCTATTTCCGATTCTGTAAAACCAATAGTTGGGTATCGATTTTGTATACAGGGAGATTTCAATGGAGACGGACACAAAGAAGTACTTACGGAACATTTTATCAATGGAATCACACATAAGGAGACCAACAAATTTTATCAGGGATTAAAAGACTATGATCAATTGGTTGCATTAACCATACAAAAGAATCCTGAGTCTTTTTTTACCTGTTCTGACCCACAAATCGACACTCTGGCTATTGCTTCAGGTGGGCAGTTGCTGGGAGTTGCTTTTGCCCGAAATGAAGGAGACCTGAATCAGGATGGTACAGATGAACTATCATATGTAGTAAACTGGGCTGATTGGTCTAACATAAATACCTATGTAATTATGACATACCAAAACGGAAAATGGGAAGAACTGTATACTTTTGGTATCTGGGATTGGCAGTTGCCCGATTTACCAGAAGTAAAGAACAACTATGGACTTTTTGGTCTCGTGTATAAAGAAATCGATGTATCCCATGATACAACCTATCAGAAGGCAGAACGCGATCTCAAAAGCTTTAAAGGATTTATCATCCAAAGAAGAAAGGGTAAAATAAGAATTATACAACGTAATCAGGAAGCAGAACTTGATACAATATGGGTAGATCTAAATAGAACATCAACTAAAGTCGATAATACATCACAGTAGCACTACTGGGGCACACACCTTGAAACTGTTGTGTTTCCTGAATCTCCTTTGGAACCACGTTTCTCTCAACCCGGTTATATCCTAGTCTTTCAAAATAACCTTCGGCTGTATTGGTGATCAGATATAATCCTTTTACACCTTGTTCACTCGCATATTTCTGGGCATGTTGCACCAACTGATAGCCTGTCTTCCTATTTCTGAATGTTGAATGTACTACCAGTGAACGAAGTAATGCATAGGGTCCATATAATTCCAGTCCTACCATTCCGGCGATCTGACCATCTTTATCAGGAATTGCTTTAAAGAAATGAGGCAATCCAGATGGAAGATCACGGATTGGAAGATGAGCATCCGTAAGCAACTGAGTTATATTTTCAAAATCGCCTGTTTCAAGCCGGGCTATTTCTAGTATGCTATCATTTGATGCATATCCGACTATATGGCTTCTTCGTTCCAGCAACACAGTATCATACCACTCTCCATGCAACTGTCCGATTTTTTCCCGATAGCCTACCATACGGAAACCTGCTTTTTCGTGAAGAGCAATGCTGGATTTATTGATAGCAAATATGCCAGCCTGAAGTGTCCAGAATCCATGCTGTTCACTTTCTTTAATCAGTTGTTGTACTAGTGCCTTACCAATTCCTTTTCCTCTATAGATAGGACTAATATAAATACTTACTTCTGCAACGCCTGCATATACATCTCGTGTAGATACCGCTGAAAGCATTGCCCATCCAACCACTTTATTATCCCACTCAGCTACTAATCTGCATACAGGTAAAAACTTCTTATCAAGGGTTTCTACATCAGGTGCCTGTGTTTCAAAAGTTGCTATATGTGTATCAATGCCTTGCTGGTAGATTTCCCTAACAACAGGCAAATCTTCAGATACGAGAGCTCGGATAGAAAATGTCATGGGAATATGTAGTTAACAGGATGTGAACAAACTACGTCTGACTGCCTGTTTTATAGGCAATCAGACGTAAGACACTTAACAACAACCAGAGCCAGGTTCACAACAAGGCACAGGCTTCTCTCCGTATACAGTAATGCTAAAGATTCCTTTTTGTCCGGTTGTATAGGCCTCCAATTCAGAAGAAGATAAGTATTGCTGCAATATTTCGACAGGAATATTTATCCGTCTTTGTTTTTGAATCTGTACGTTTTTAAATCCAACAATCTCAATCAATTGCATATAATCTTCTTTTTGAATTGCACCGGATACACACCCAGCATACATTTCGGCATCCTTCTGTAGACCTTCAGGCAGGTTTCCTTCCAGTACAATGTCTGATACAGAGAAATGACCACCTGGTTTGAGTATTCTCAGTGTCTCCGCAAATGCCTTTAACTTATTGGGAACCAGATTTAATACACAGTTGCTCACCACTACATCTGCTACATTTGCTGACAGAGGTATCTTTTCAATATCACCCTGACGAAATTCCACATTATTGAAGCCTAGCTTTTCAGCATTTTCACGCGCTTTTTCTATCATACGTTCTGTAAAGTCAATCCCTAGCACTTTACCTTTTTCTCCTACAAGAGAACGGGCTACAAAAGCATCGTTTCCAGCTCCACTTCCTAAATCAACAACTGTATCTCCTTCTTTAATATGGGCATATTCAGTAGGTAATCCACAACCCAATCCTAAATCAGCATCAGCCACATATCCTTCCAGTTGCTGGTAGTTCTCAGCCATGATAGCGCTATCGATGGTAGAACACCCGCATCCCGCTCCACAACAGGATGTCTCATTGGCTTCTTTCGACTGATCTGCTATCTGGGTATATTTATCCCGAACCAATTGTTTTAACACTTCTGATGTAGAAGCACTGCTGCCATTGTAAATCAAAGTTTCCATACTCATAATTAGATTAGATGAACAATAATAAAATTGATATAATGAATGCTTAATCAGTAAAATCACATTCATGACGGGGTCATCTTCCAAAAGATGCAAACTTTGAGAAATATTTTTTAAAATTATTCAGGTACCTTCACCAGACTAAAAGCAAAGAAGATTTCCCGTCCTATCTGACGTGTTCGCTCATCGTACTTAGCCTCTTCAAGAGGTGTATCATCAAAAGCCTTGGGATCATCAAATGGCAGAGAGATACGGGTAGCTTCCGGAATATAGGGACAATTTTCATCAGCATGCGTACAGGTCATTACCGCTCCAAAGTGTCTGACAGGATTGCCTCCCTGGTCATAGATCTTTGAAAATGCCTTTATAGGCGTTTGAGCTGTGGCAAACCGAACCAGATATACAGGATTATCGGCATCATCCTCTGTTTCTACCTGAAAACCAGCTTTTTTTATAGCTTTCACAGCTCTTGGATTAAATGCAGTAGCTTCTGTCCCTCCGGAATATGTGCTTACATTTGGAACAGCATAATAAAAGGCTGCTGTTTGTGCCCATATCTGGGAAAGATGGCTTCTGCGGGAGTTGTGTGTACAGATAAAGGTAAGTGCTACTTCTTTCCGCTGATTTATACAGGACTGTATGTAATGTGTTAGATTTGAGAGTAACACCTTGCGTTCGGCAGGGATCTGATCAAACTCTTGTATTAATCCATCAACATACAGTTGAAGGGAAGTAAATAATTGGGGCATAGGTACAAATAATAAAAATTCCCGAATCTCTGCTTTTACAGAAATCCGGGAATGCATGTGTGTATAGTTAGATAGTAAC belongs to Xanthocytophaga agilis and includes:
- a CDS encoding DUF6340 family protein encodes the protein MNTIVRILILLACIPAWMACRSTNGLTLNVNEPAPIWMPPHLKKVGIIGRTQPSDQTRAIDKVDQVLSIEGTRLDKEGARESIRGLAADLEKNNRFLSVKQLDKPELTGPGMDVFPAPLAWETVAQICQENQLDALFVLEFFDTNSKINYSAIPITINGPLGVKVPAVEHQATMLTSIKTGWRIYDPQNKVIIDQHPMSRQMTSVGKGINPVAAATALLERKEAVKQTSYQIGQVYASSLLPYQIRVWREYYVRGTDSFKVGKRRAQTGNWAGAAELWERETQHPKNKVAGRACYNMAISSEINGNLDQAIEWAGRSYTDYKNRLALRYLNVLKQRKAHVQEIERRQAADSQQ
- the arsN2 gene encoding arsenic resistance N-acetyltransferase ArsN2, with the protein product MTFSIRALVSEDLPVVREIYQQGIDTHIATFETQAPDVETLDKKFLPVCRLVAEWDNKVVGWAMLSAVSTRDVYAGVAEVSIYISPIYRGKGIGKALVQQLIKESEQHGFWTLQAGIFAINKSSIALHEKAGFRMVGYREKIGQLHGEWYDTVLLERRSHIVGYASNDSILEIARLETGDFENITQLLTDAHLPIRDLPSGLPHFFKAIPDKDGQIAGMVGLELYGPYALLRSLVVHSTFRNRKTGYQLVQHAQKYASEQGVKGLYLITNTAEGYFERLGYNRVERNVVPKEIQETQQFQGVCPSSATVMYYRL
- a CDS encoding arsenite methyltransferase; this encodes METLIYNGSSASTSEVLKQLVRDKYTQIADQSKEANETSCCGAGCGCSTIDSAIMAENYQQLEGYVADADLGLGCGLPTEYAHIKEGDTVVDLGSGAGNDAFVARSLVGEKGKVLGIDFTERMIEKARENAEKLGFNNVEFRQGDIEKIPLSANVADVVVSNCVLNLVPNKLKAFAETLRILKPGGHFSVSDIVLEGNLPEGLQKDAEMYAGCVSGAIQKEDYMQLIEIVGFKNVQIQKQRRINIPVEILQQYLSSSELEAYTTGQKGIFSITVYGEKPVPCCEPGSGCC
- a CDS encoding protein-tyrosine-phosphatase, which gives rise to MHSRISVKAEIREFLLFVPMPQLFTSLQLYVDGLIQEFDQIPAERKVLLSNLTHYIQSCINQRKEVALTFICTHNSRRSHLSQIWAQTAAFYYAVPNVSTYSGGTEATAFNPRAVKAIKKAGFQVETEDDADNPVYLVRFATAQTPIKAFSKIYDQGGNPVRHFGAVMTCTHADENCPYIPEATRISLPFDDPKAFDDTPLEEAKYDERTRQIGREIFFAFSLVKVPE